The Candidatus Melainabacteria bacterium genome includes the window TCTCTCTACATAGCAAATAAAATGTATACTCCATCATATATAAGTTTAGAGTATGCACTTTATGAATATGAAATAATACCTGAGACTGTAAAGGTTATAACTTCTATTACATCCAGAAAAACAGCAAGATTTAAAAACAAATTTGGGCAGTTCAGCTATACCAAAATCAAAAATGAACTGTTCTCTGGATATAACCTTATTAGTCATCAAGGTCAAAATATTCTCTACGCTGTTAGAGAAAAAGCTATATTAGATTTTATTTATATTAATCTCAGTTCATTTAAAGAGACAGGGGAAGATTTTCATCATTACAGATTTCAAAATCTAGAAAGTATTTCTTGGAAAAAGTTAGAAGGATATATGAAGAAATTTGAAAGCAGTAAATTAAAAAGGGTAATAAAACTGCTTAAGAGACATTACAGCAAGGGGAAATATAGGAGTCTATAAAATGCTTGAGATAATAGAAAATAAAATCAAAAAAACCAAAAGCAGGGAAGAAAAGATAAATATCCTGAGAGAATTCCTTCAAATACTAACTTTAAAGATTCTAAGAGACAAAAACACATTTTTAAATATTGCTTTTATTGGAGGAACCTGCTTAAGGATACTTTATGATTTGAAACGTTATTCAGAAGATCTGGATTTTTCATTGATTTCAAATAAAGGATATAATTTTCTGACCCTCCTGGAAAATTTAAAGAAGGAATTTAACTTATACAACATACAAACAGATTTTAAATATACAACAGGAACAGTGAATAACTGTTTTATAAAATTTAAAGGTGTGCTTCAGGATTTTGACCTTCATCACCATAGGGATGAAAAGCTCTCAATCAAACTTGAAATTGATACCAATCCACCAAGCGGAGCAAATCTTGAGGAAAAAATAGTTAATAATCAGTTTATCTTTAATTTAATAGTCTATGATTTACCTTCACTGATGGCAGGAAAGCTGCACGCTGTGATGTGCAGAAAATACACAAAGGGAAGAGATTTTTATGATCTGCTCTGGTATCTGACAAAAAAGACAATTCCAAATATCAAACTTTTAAATAATTCAATCATTCAGACAGAAAAAGAAGACTGGGCAATTACAGAAGTCAATTGGAAGGAGATTCTTTCAGGAAAGCTTAAAAAGCTGAATTATAAAAAAATTCGAAATGATGCTTCTCCATTTCTACAAACAAAGGAAGAAGCAGACTTAATCACCTTCAGCAGCTTTGAAAGCTTAATTAAATAGCACTGAAGAAAATATACTAATATCCCGATTAATCCTGGCACTCACACATAGCTTTTTAAAAATTTTGTCACTATCTAATTTTACAAGACTGAACTAACAAATTGACTGGGAATCAATGGATTATATGAAAGTAAGCAATTTAGAGATCTTACTACCTCCATAGCTCTTGTAAAATTATATCTACTGCAATATACAAGAAAGAACTAGATTTAGTAAAAATATGAAAACGACAAACAAAATTCTAAATTTCAATCTCAATTTGGAGAACACAAAATGTGCTTTATGTGATTCTGATAATTCAGTTACCATTGCTGAAGGAGAAGACTATGAGTACAAGAGTGTCTTAGGCACATTTAAATTTCAGGAATGCAAAAGCTGCGGACATCTATATTTGAATCCAAGACCAACTTTATCTAGTGCATCAGTTCTATATCCTTCAACCTACTATACTGTTTCAAATAATACTAAAAACTCTTGGAAAAATCATTTGGTTTCAAATGTGGCCAGAATTGTAATGCTCAATAGGATAAAAAGGTTTGTAGGACTAGTACCTAAAAATGG containing:
- a CDS encoding nucleotidyl transferase AbiEii/AbiGii toxin family protein; this translates as MLEIIENKIKKTKSREEKINILREFLQILTLKILRDKNTFLNIAFIGGTCLRILYDLKRYSEDLDFSLISNKGYNFLTLLENLKKEFNLYNIQTDFKYTTGTVNNCFIKFKGVLQDFDLHHHRDEKLSIKLEIDTNPPSGANLEEKIVNNQFIFNLIVYDLPSLMAGKLHAVMCRKYTKGRDFYDLLWYLTKKTIPNIKLLNNSIIQTEKEDWAITEVNWKEILSGKLKKLNYKKIRNDASPFLQTKEEADLITFSSFESLIK